The following are encoded together in the Aerococcus mictus genome:
- the thiI gene encoding tRNA uracil 4-sulfurtransferase ThiI gives METKIMIRYGELSVKGKNKRRFINRLAENIRQIFSDYPQLKVSEQFDFMFIELNGVDKGIVIDRLQYIFGIQSYSPVYEIGRDFDLLKEVAKQVVKEKLDEREIHSFKVATSRSDHNYHMDTNAINRELGAYLMEEFPDLEVKMKKPDLTIRVKVRFKDFVVSSDWIKGIGGLPVGTSSRGILMLSGGIDSPVAGYLAMKRGVRPIAIHFASPPYTSPQALEKAKQLAGKLTKFGSWIDFIEVPFTEIQEAIKEHIPSEYLMTITRRMMLRVADRIRDQYHALSIINGESLGQVASQTAESMYAINAVTTTPIIRPVVTMDKLEIIDIAQAIDTFDLSIQPFEDCCTVFAPASPSTKPRVDRCEYYESRLDIDSLVDNCLAKLNFERIDHHSLEESSAQEEAMDDLL, from the coding sequence ATGGAAACTAAAATCATGATTCGCTATGGTGAATTATCAGTTAAGGGAAAAAATAAACGCCGTTTTATTAACCGTTTAGCTGAAAATATCCGCCAAATCTTTTCCGACTATCCACAGCTTAAGGTGAGTGAACAGTTCGATTTCATGTTTATTGAGCTTAATGGCGTCGATAAGGGAATCGTTATTGATCGCTTACAATATATTTTTGGTATCCAAAGTTATAGTCCTGTCTACGAAATTGGCCGCGACTTTGACCTGTTAAAAGAAGTGGCCAAACAAGTGGTGAAAGAAAAATTAGATGAAAGGGAAATTCATAGCTTCAAGGTTGCTACTTCCCGCTCCGACCACAATTATCATATGGATACCAATGCTATTAACCGGGAATTAGGGGCTTATCTGATGGAAGAATTCCCCGATTTAGAAGTTAAAATGAAAAAGCCCGACCTCACTATCCGGGTTAAGGTCCGCTTCAAGGACTTTGTCGTGTCTTCTGACTGGATTAAAGGGATCGGCGGTTTACCGGTGGGAACCAGTTCCCGTGGGATTCTCATGTTATCTGGGGGGATTGATTCTCCGGTAGCAGGATATTTAGCCATGAAACGTGGAGTGAGACCCATTGCCATCCACTTTGCTTCACCACCCTATACCAGTCCCCAAGCCCTAGAAAAGGCGAAACAATTAGCGGGTAAGTTAACTAAATTCGGCTCTTGGATCGATTTTATTGAAGTGCCTTTTACAGAAATTCAAGAAGCCATTAAGGAGCATATCCCCAGTGAATATTTAATGACCATTACCCGGCGGATGATGCTAAGGGTGGCTGACCGCATTCGTGACCAGTACCATGCCCTATCCATTATTAATGGAGAGTCCCTGGGACAAGTGGCTTCACAGACTGCTGAATCCATGTATGCCATCAATGCCGTGACGACAACACCGATTATTCGTCCTGTTGTTACCATGGATAAATTAGAAATTATTGATATTGCCCAGGCGATTGATACTTTTGATTTGTCGATTCAACCTTTTGAGGACTGCTGTACTGTTTTTGCACCGGCTTCACCAAGTACTAAGCCAAGAGTGGACCGCTGTGAATATTATGAATCTCGTCTTGATATTGACAGTCTAGTGGACAATTGCCTAGCTAAGCTTAACTTTGAGCGAATTGACCACCATTCCTTAGAGGAAAGCAGTGCCCAAGAAGAAGCCATGGATGACTTGCTTTAA
- the gndA gene encoding NADP-dependent phosphogluconate dehydrogenase — translation MTQAQIGVIGMAVMGKNLALNIESRGYTVAIYNRTTSRMEAVYEENKDKNLVPTRSLEEFVEHLERPRRILLMVKAGAATDHFIDQILPLLEEGDILIDGGNTYFKDTIRRSEKLAQSGIHFIGMGVSGGEEGALKGPALMPGGQKEAYLEMKDILEAMAAKAPSDGKPCVTYIGENGAGHFVKMVHNGIEYGDMELISESYDLLRHYLDLSVEECAQYFKQWNQGELDSYLIEITADILTKKDPQTQAPMIDVILDAAGNKGTGKWTSQEALDLGVPLPTITDSVYARYISALKDERVRASQVLEGPSQVQGVEDKEAFIEKIRQALYFSKLMSYAQGFVEYREASKTYNWDLDYKAIASIFRGGCIIRAQFLETIMAAYENNPELENILLDDYFKEIAAKYQQATRDVVSAAVQAGIPVSGFTSAISYYDSYRSATLPANMIQAQRDYFGAHTYQRVDQEGTYHFLWDEEKEVKQ, via the coding sequence ATGACTCAAGCACAAATTGGTGTAATCGGAATGGCGGTAATGGGGAAAAACTTAGCCCTAAATATTGAAAGCCGCGGCTATACGGTCGCTATTTATAATCGGACTACCTCACGGATGGAGGCCGTTTATGAAGAAAATAAGGACAAGAACTTAGTCCCTACCCGTTCCCTAGAAGAATTTGTTGAACATCTTGAACGTCCTCGTCGTATTTTACTCATGGTAAAGGCCGGGGCAGCTACTGATCATTTTATTGACCAAATTTTACCTCTTTTAGAAGAAGGCGATATCCTCATTGATGGGGGAAACACCTACTTCAAAGATACTATACGTCGTTCAGAAAAATTAGCCCAATCCGGTATCCACTTTATCGGTATGGGTGTTTCTGGTGGTGAAGAGGGTGCCTTGAAGGGACCTGCTTTAATGCCAGGTGGTCAAAAAGAAGCTTATCTAGAAATGAAAGATATTCTTGAAGCCATGGCGGCTAAGGCACCAAGTGATGGTAAACCCTGCGTGACCTATATTGGTGAAAATGGGGCCGGTCACTTTGTTAAAATGGTCCACAACGGTATCGAATATGGGGACATGGAATTAATTAGTGAATCCTATGATTTATTGCGTCATTATTTAGATTTAAGCGTGGAAGAATGCGCCCAATACTTCAAGCAATGGAACCAAGGCGAATTAGACAGCTATTTGATTGAAATTACTGCTGATATTTTGACCAAGAAGGACCCCCAAACCCAAGCGCCAATGATTGACGTTATTCTTGATGCTGCGGGTAATAAGGGAACTGGGAAATGGACATCTCAAGAGGCCTTAGACTTAGGGGTGCCACTACCAACTATTACGGATTCAGTCTATGCACGTTATATTTCTGCTTTAAAGGATGAACGTGTCCGTGCTAGCCAAGTCTTAGAAGGACCAAGCCAAGTGCAAGGTGTTGAGGATAAGGAAGCCTTTATTGAAAAAATCCGTCAAGCCCTCTATTTCTCTAAACTAATGAGCTACGCCCAAGGTTTTGTGGAATACCGTGAAGCAAGCAAGACTTACAATTGGGACTTAGATTATAAGGCCATTGCAAGTATATTTAGAGGGGGATGTATTATTCGGGCACAATTCCTTGAAACAATTATGGCTGCTTATGAGAATAATCCAGAATTAGAAAATATTCTTTTAGATGATTACTTTAAGGAAATAGCCGCTAAATACCAACAAGCTACCCGGGATGTGGTGAGTGCAGCAGTTCAAGCGGGTATTCCGGTGTCTGGATTTACTAGTGCGATTTCATATTATGACAGCTATCGTTCAGCCACACTACCTGCTAATATGATCCAAGCACAAAGAGATTATTTTGGGGCCCATACTTATCAAAGAGTGGACCAAGAAGGAACTTATCATTTCTTATGGGATGAAGAAAAGGAAGTTAAGCAGTAA
- a CDS encoding response regulator transcription factor produces MEAKKQILLIDAEEEWVHYLGDELNSENYFATIAHDGPMGLELAHQHQWDLILLDLDLPLLNGLEVMRRLRQEMTVPILVMTQRSSVIDQVSALDQGADGYLIKPLPIEVFLAHIRSILRRMTIEANENHIRQTRLVFRDLLVEKENHLAYRGEEVLDLTKREYDLLVIFMENINKVLSREKLLKDVWGFQSVVETNVVDVYIRYLRNKIDPNRNQKYIQTIRGAGYVMRDEDNS; encoded by the coding sequence TTGGAAGCAAAAAAGCAAATTCTTTTAATCGATGCTGAAGAAGAATGGGTGCATTACCTCGGTGATGAGTTAAATAGTGAAAATTATTTTGCCACAATCGCTCATGATGGTCCAATGGGCTTAGAACTGGCTCATCAACACCAATGGGATTTGATTTTACTTGATTTAGATTTGCCTTTGTTAAACGGCTTAGAGGTCATGCGCCGCTTGCGGCAAGAGATGACGGTCCCAATTCTAGTGATGACCCAGCGCTCATCGGTCATTGACCAAGTGTCCGCCTTGGACCAAGGAGCTGATGGTTATTTAATTAAGCCGCTTCCAATTGAAGTTTTTTTAGCACACATACGCTCAATTTTAAGGCGTATGACCATTGAAGCCAATGAAAACCACATTAGACAGACCCGCTTGGTCTTTCGCGATTTACTAGTAGAAAAAGAAAATCATCTTGCTTATCGCGGCGAAGAAGTCCTAGACTTAACCAAGCGCGAGTATGATCTATTAGTCATTTTTATGGAGAATATCAATAAGGTATTGAGCCGGGAAAAATTACTTAAAGATGTCTGGGGCTTTCAAAGTGTGGTTGAAACCAATGTCGTGGACGTTTATATACGTTACCTACGTAATAAAATTGATCCCAATAGGAATCAAAAGTATATCCAAACCATCCGCGGTGCTGGTTATGTCATGCGCGATGAGGATAACTCTTAG
- the yidC gene encoding membrane protein insertase YidC, whose protein sequence is MKTSTKSKHLQLLSLLAASSLFLGGCVSRNQDSWTFRLIASPINQLIEWLAQFFNGNYGFAIIGLVIIIRLLLIPLTYKQQTSSILGTEKRRYYQPYLMKFQELIQGAETPEEQMEYTRQQQAFMKDNNISLFGNMGCLPLLIQLPILSGMYVAIYNNQNIANYNFFGFSLGEPNLVLTIIFILLSFLQTRISMQTMPEEVREQQGKSMLFMPLMLGFVVFNVPAAIGLYLVTTTIWGMLQQLAINTFVHPRIKAKVEDEMKDNPIRFDQHYKPNNTVKDVTHTANSSTSSTKPHKSNRNAGKQNRKK, encoded by the coding sequence TTGAAAACAAGTACCAAATCAAAACACCTCCAGCTGCTCAGTCTATTGGCTGCCTCTTCCCTATTCTTAGGAGGCTGTGTGAGCCGTAACCAAGACAGCTGGACTTTTCGTTTAATTGCCAGTCCAATTAACCAGTTAATTGAGTGGTTGGCCCAATTTTTCAATGGTAACTATGGCTTTGCTATTATTGGCCTAGTGATCATTATCCGCCTACTACTTATTCCACTCACCTACAAGCAACAAACCAGTTCCATTCTAGGGACAGAGAAACGCCGTTATTACCAACCTTACTTGATGAAATTCCAAGAGTTAATCCAAGGCGCCGAAACTCCAGAAGAACAAATGGAATATACCCGTCAACAACAGGCCTTTATGAAGGATAATAACATTTCTTTATTTGGAAATATGGGCTGTTTACCCCTATTAATTCAGTTACCTATCCTTTCCGGGATGTATGTGGCGATCTATAATAACCAAAATATTGCCAACTACAATTTCTTTGGCTTCTCTTTAGGAGAACCCAACCTGGTTTTAACAATTATCTTTATTCTTTTATCTTTCTTACAAACCCGGATCAGCATGCAAACCATGCCTGAAGAAGTCCGCGAGCAACAAGGTAAATCCATGCTATTTATGCCTCTCATGCTCGGTTTTGTTGTCTTCAACGTCCCTGCTGCCATTGGTTTATACTTAGTAACAACCACCATTTGGGGAATGCTCCAACAATTGGCTATTAATACCTTTGTTCATCCTCGTATTAAAGCCAAAGTGGAAGATGAAATGAAGGATAATCCCATCCGCTTTGACCAACATTATAAACCCAATAATACGGTAAAAGACGTCACCCATACAGCAAATTCCTCAACTTCATCAACTAAGCCCCATAAATCTAACCGGAATGCGGGAAAACAAAACAGAAAGAAATAA
- a CDS encoding acylphosphatase, with protein sequence MLTSKIQVQGRVQGVGFRFHVTRLANKLQLTGTVKNESDGSVTIQLQADESQREHFITELQDPKNIPYARIDQLSVTEEKDLPAMHDFHPIY encoded by the coding sequence ATGCTAACCAGTAAAATACAAGTTCAAGGCCGAGTACAAGGTGTCGGCTTTCGTTTTCACGTTACCCGCCTAGCCAATAAACTGCAACTGACCGGTACGGTAAAAAATGAGTCCGATGGCAGTGTGACTATCCAATTACAGGCAGATGAAAGCCAAAGAGAACATTTTATCACAGAGCTCCAAGATCCTAAGAATATCCCTTACGCTAGAATCGACCAGCTGAGTGTCACGGAAGAAAAAGATCTTCCAGCCATGCACGATTTTCACCCCATATATTGA
- a CDS encoding DNA translocase FtsK produces MAKRKTRSKKKTNNTYQQAIIAFFILILTGLGSFQLGFLGRIVKASMRFLVGELYLLGFFLVAITALAYLLTNQGPNWRKRPYSSLLLAVPILALLCHAIQFKEVMAKGESLFAVSLNHFLAGFKGNFQPDVGGGIMGAGLYQVSYFILSQWGTYLLILLAALAWLAYCLNISGQEMISSVQNLFQMAVQWLQGFINATKEKSAKRKEAKANKVKESQSAPLVEDHSPKLPEVEDKGNEVRLDEEQNQESAVEIVGPNYQNLVGSNEESALDQEKASQSQDQASQLSLDIDEEDDGEDLSDLTIEAEEENPDYKLPPVSLLNPIHHTDQSSEYHIIKENIKTLEKTLASFNVDAKVTKANLGPAVTKYEIEPAVGTKVSKITNLADDIALALAAKDIRIEAPIPGKSVIGIEVPNQKVSVVSFRDSFENQPANTKLLEVPLGRSIYGDTRVADLTKMPHLLIAGSTGSGKSVCINGMIVSILLKAKPNEVKLMMIDPKKVELNVYNGIPHLLTPVVTNPRKAAQALNKVVEEMERRYELFAATGQRNIDGYNHHVSEYNETSDDKQALLPYIVVIVDELADLMMVASKEVEAAITRLAQMARAAGIHMILATQRPSVDVITGIIKANVPSRIAFAVSSGTDSRTIIDQNGAEKLLGRGDMLFMPMGEGKPLRVQGAFITDEEVESVVDFVKDQQEANYSEAMMPSEVNENSAADDLDEMWDEVIDFVKGRETVSISMLQRQFRIGYNRAARLVDDMEARGIVSEQNGSKPRTVNISEKQEDQED; encoded by the coding sequence ATGGCAAAAAGAAAAACACGTTCAAAGAAAAAAACAAATAATACTTACCAACAAGCGATTATCGCTTTTTTTATTTTAATTTTAACCGGGCTAGGGAGCTTTCAACTGGGCTTTTTAGGTCGAATTGTCAAAGCCAGCATGCGCTTTTTGGTGGGCGAGCTCTATCTATTGGGCTTTTTCCTGGTGGCCATTACCGCCCTTGCCTATTTGTTAACCAATCAAGGACCAAATTGGCGCAAACGCCCTTACAGTTCTCTGCTATTAGCCGTCCCCATTTTGGCTTTACTCTGCCATGCAATCCAGTTTAAAGAAGTCATGGCCAAGGGAGAATCTCTATTTGCCGTTAGTTTAAATCACTTTTTGGCAGGTTTTAAAGGAAATTTTCAGCCCGATGTTGGTGGCGGTATCATGGGTGCTGGCCTCTATCAAGTGAGTTACTTTATTCTCAGCCAATGGGGGACTTACCTACTTATTTTGCTAGCTGCTTTAGCTTGGCTAGCTTACTGCCTAAATATATCCGGTCAAGAAATGATTTCCAGTGTCCAAAATCTGTTTCAAATGGCGGTGCAGTGGCTACAAGGCTTTATAAATGCTACTAAGGAGAAATCTGCTAAACGTAAAGAAGCCAAGGCGAATAAGGTTAAGGAAAGTCAGTCAGCCCCTCTTGTGGAAGATCACTCCCCTAAACTCCCTGAAGTGGAAGATAAGGGCAATGAAGTAAGGCTTGATGAGGAACAAAATCAAGAATCCGCTGTGGAAATTGTGGGCCCCAACTACCAAAACTTAGTGGGATCAAATGAAGAATCAGCCCTTGACCAGGAAAAGGCAAGTCAAAGCCAAGACCAAGCCAGCCAATTAAGTCTGGATATCGACGAAGAGGATGATGGAGAAGATTTATCTGATTTAACTATCGAGGCCGAAGAAGAAAATCCCGATTATAAACTCCCTCCAGTCAGTCTCTTAAATCCGATTCATCACACGGATCAAAGTAGTGAGTACCACATTATTAAAGAAAACATCAAAACCTTGGAAAAGACCTTAGCCAGCTTTAATGTGGATGCCAAGGTGACTAAGGCGAATTTAGGTCCGGCAGTTACCAAGTATGAAATTGAACCAGCAGTTGGCACCAAGGTATCTAAAATTACCAACTTAGCTGACGACATCGCCTTGGCCCTAGCGGCTAAGGATATCCGGATTGAAGCGCCGATTCCAGGGAAATCAGTGATTGGTATTGAAGTTCCTAACCAAAAGGTGTCTGTGGTTTCCTTTAGAGACAGTTTTGAGAACCAGCCAGCCAATACGAAGTTGCTAGAAGTTCCCTTGGGACGGTCAATTTATGGGGACACCCGGGTGGCGGACTTAACGAAAATGCCCCATCTCTTAATTGCGGGATCTACTGGTTCTGGTAAATCCGTCTGCATCAATGGCATGATTGTTTCCATTTTATTAAAGGCTAAGCCTAATGAAGTGAAATTAATGATGATTGACCCCAAAAAGGTTGAGTTAAACGTCTATAACGGTATTCCTCATCTGCTAACTCCAGTAGTAACTAATCCACGCAAAGCAGCCCAAGCCTTGAATAAGGTAGTTGAGGAAATGGAGCGGCGTTATGAATTGTTTGCCGCAACGGGTCAGCGAAATATCGATGGTTATAACCATCATGTGAGTGAATATAATGAGACCAGTGATGATAAACAGGCCTTGCTGCCTTATATTGTGGTTATTGTCGATGAATTAGCTGACTTGATGATGGTGGCTTCTAAAGAAGTTGAGGCTGCCATCACCCGTTTAGCACAAATGGCCCGGGCAGCTGGTATTCACATGATTTTAGCTACCCAACGGCCGTCCGTTGATGTTATTACGGGGATCATTAAGGCTAATGTGCCGTCCCGAATTGCCTTTGCGGTGTCTAGTGGGACGGATTCACGGACAATTATCGATCAAAATGGAGCGGAAAAACTCCTCGGTCGCGGTGATATGCTCTTTATGCCCATGGGAGAGGGTAAGCCTTTAAGAGTACAGGGGGCCTTCATTACTGATGAAGAAGTTGAAAGCGTGGTTGACTTTGTTAAAGACCAGCAAGAGGCTAATTATAGTGAAGCGATGATGCCAAGTGAAGTAAATGAGAATAGCGCGGCTGACGACCTTGATGAGATGTGGGATGAGGTTATTGATTTTGTTAAGGGCCGCGAAACGGTTTCGATTTCCATGTTGCAACGTCAATTTCGCATTGGTTACAACCGTGCCGCCCGCTTAGTTGATGACATGGAGGCACGCGGCATTGTCTCAGAACAAAACGGAAGTAAACCGCGGACGGTTAATATTTCTGAAAAACAAGAAGATCAAGAAGATTAG
- the pgsA gene encoding CDP-diacylglycerol--glycerol-3-phosphate 3-phosphatidyltransferase — protein sequence MNLPNRLTMLRILMIPLFILLIEIPFNWGTWTIGSQSVSIQFAVAALIFAIASLTDWLDGYIARRDNLVTNFGKFADPLADKMLVITALIELIALGKAPAWLVAIIVMRELAVTGLRLLIVTEGEVLAAKWPGKIKTCTQMLAIILLLVNDFPFQALPFSLGQFCLYLALLATIYSGYDYFKKNWQVFSDSF from the coding sequence ATGAATTTACCTAATCGACTGACCATGCTAAGGATTTTGATGATTCCTTTATTTATTTTATTAATCGAAATTCCTTTTAATTGGGGAACATGGACCATTGGCAGTCAAAGTGTGAGTATTCAATTCGCTGTAGCAGCCCTTATTTTTGCCATAGCGAGTTTGACCGATTGGCTGGATGGCTATATTGCTCGTCGTGATAACCTGGTGACCAACTTTGGTAAATTTGCCGACCCCTTAGCAGATAAAATGTTGGTCATTACCGCCCTAATCGAGCTCATTGCTCTAGGTAAGGCGCCAGCTTGGCTTGTTGCCATTATTGTCATGCGGGAGTTGGCTGTTACGGGCTTAAGGCTATTAATCGTGACTGAAGGGGAGGTTTTGGCAGCTAAGTGGCCAGGGAAAATCAAGACCTGTACCCAGATGTTGGCGATCATTTTATTATTAGTGAACGATTTTCCTTTCCAAGCCTTGCCATTTTCACTCGGACAGTTCTGCCTCTACCTGGCTTTACTAGCAACCATCTATTCAGGTTATGATTATTTTAAAAAGAATTGGCAAGTCTTTAGTGATAGTTTTTAA
- a CDS encoding competence/damage-inducible protein A, giving the protein MKAEIIAVGTEMLMGQIVNTNAPFIARQLNELGIEHYYETVVGDNPERLVELTRIAESRSDMIIYSGGIGPTQDDLTKQAIADYLNEELIYDQECLEQIKQYYQDRHQSMSSNNLQMALTYKNGQSLKNTTGQACGSLIHKKGCLYVFLPGFPDELEPMFINEVKPYLFEHLSNKQVLASRFLNFFGIGEAALTSRLEDLIAKQSNPTIAPYASKSVVTLRLTAQGENHAVTDKLLDQTQEEILELVGEYYYGSGYNYLPMDALFDYLNQEGKTIAFAESLTGGLAAHLLVNHEGSSKIFKGSTVSYSEYAKAHVIGVSQATLDQEGMVSEACARQMAELTCSDYGADYAISFTGVAGPEKMEGQEVGTVYCGFASRGQSTQVKRYHINGNRSAIRLKVIYQAVLDFIQEES; this is encoded by the coding sequence ATGAAGGCAGAAATAATTGCGGTAGGAACAGAAATGCTGATGGGACAAATTGTTAATACCAATGCTCCCTTTATCGCTAGACAACTGAATGAACTAGGGATTGAACACTACTACGAGACGGTGGTGGGGGACAATCCTGAGCGCTTAGTTGAATTAACCCGGATTGCCGAGTCACGAAGCGATATGATCATTTACTCTGGGGGGATTGGGCCCACCCAGGACGATTTGACCAAGCAAGCGATTGCTGATTATCTCAATGAAGAGCTTATCTACGACCAAGAGTGTTTAGAGCAGATAAAACAGTACTACCAGGACCGCCATCAAAGCATGTCCTCCAACAACCTACAAATGGCTTTGACTTATAAGAATGGCCAATCGCTAAAGAATACAACGGGGCAAGCCTGTGGTAGTCTCATTCATAAAAAGGGTTGTCTCTATGTCTTCCTGCCTGGTTTTCCAGATGAATTGGAACCTATGTTTATTAATGAGGTTAAGCCTTATCTCTTTGAACATTTGTCCAATAAACAGGTATTGGCTTCTCGCTTTTTAAATTTCTTTGGTATTGGGGAAGCGGCCTTAACTAGTCGTCTAGAAGACCTGATCGCTAAACAAAGTAATCCAACGATCGCTCCTTATGCCTCTAAATCAGTAGTCACCTTAAGACTCACGGCCCAAGGGGAAAATCACGCAGTTACAGATAAACTGCTCGACCAAACCCAGGAAGAAATACTTGAACTCGTTGGCGAATATTATTACGGAAGCGGTTATAATTACCTCCCTATGGATGCCTTGTTCGATTATTTGAACCAAGAAGGAAAAACGATTGCCTTTGCTGAAAGCCTGACGGGAGGCCTAGCGGCGCATTTATTGGTCAACCATGAAGGCTCTTCAAAAATTTTTAAAGGGTCAACAGTTTCCTATAGTGAATATGCCAAGGCTCACGTCATTGGCGTAAGTCAAGCAACTCTCGACCAAGAGGGCATGGTTAGCGAGGCTTGTGCCCGGCAAATGGCTGAATTAACCTGCTCGGACTATGGGGCTGATTATGCCATTAGCTTCACCGGAGTTGCTGGTCCTGAGAAGATGGAAGGTCAAGAAGTTGGAACCGTCTATTGTGGTTTTGCTAGCCGAGGGCAGTCTACCCAGGTCAAACGCTATCACATTAATGGCAACCGTTCAGCCATTCGTTTAAAGGTTATCTACCAAGCTGTGTTGGATTTTATCCAAGAAGAAAGCTGA
- the recA gene encoding recombinase RecA produces MSTSHDANRQKALDQALKQIEKNFGKGAIMKMGESTDTQVSTVPSGSLSLDIALGVGGYPRGRIIEVYGPESSGKTTVALHAVAEVQKQGGIAAFIDAENALDPEYARALGVDIDELLLSQPDTGEQGLEIADALVSSGAIDIVVVDSVAALVPRAEIEGEMGDSHVGLQARLMSQALRKLSGSINKTKTIAMFINQIREKVGVMFGNPETTPGGRALKFYSTIRLEVRRGERIKSGQDIIGNRTKIKVVKNKVAPPFKVAEVDIMYGQGISQAGELVDLAADMDIIKKSGSWYSYGDDRIGQGRENAKLYLTENPEIFKEIDSKVRAEYGFGPAVEDDDSEDETTNEEAKNDSSSDEENETLDLFNDDEE; encoded by the coding sequence ATGAGTACATCACATGATGCAAATCGCCAAAAAGCTTTAGACCAGGCCCTTAAACAAATTGAAAAAAACTTCGGTAAGGGAGCTATAATGAAGATGGGAGAATCAACGGATACTCAGGTATCGACTGTTCCGTCAGGCTCCTTATCCTTAGATATTGCCCTAGGAGTCGGAGGTTATCCGCGTGGACGAATTATTGAAGTCTACGGTCCAGAATCTTCCGGGAAAACCACTGTTGCCCTACATGCTGTTGCCGAGGTTCAAAAACAAGGTGGTATTGCTGCCTTTATTGATGCTGAGAACGCCTTAGACCCTGAATACGCTAGAGCTTTGGGGGTTGATATTGATGAGCTATTACTCTCCCAACCGGATACTGGTGAACAAGGGCTAGAAATTGCTGATGCCTTAGTGTCCTCTGGTGCGATTGATATTGTCGTTGTCGATTCTGTTGCTGCCTTAGTTCCACGGGCTGAAATTGAAGGTGAGATGGGGGACTCCCATGTGGGACTCCAAGCCCGGTTGATGTCTCAAGCCCTACGGAAATTATCGGGCTCCATTAATAAGACGAAAACCATTGCCATGTTTATTAACCAGATCCGTGAAAAAGTAGGTGTCATGTTTGGTAACCCAGAAACCACCCCAGGGGGACGGGCCCTAAAATTTTATTCTACTATCCGCCTAGAAGTTAGACGCGGGGAACGGATCAAATCCGGTCAGGATATTATTGGTAACCGCACCAAGATTAAAGTAGTAAAAAATAAGGTTGCTCCGCCATTTAAGGTTGCTGAAGTGGATATTATGTATGGTCAAGGAATTTCTCAAGCGGGTGAATTAGTTGATTTAGCTGCTGACATGGATATCATTAAGAAGAGTGGCTCTTGGTATTCTTACGGGGATGACCGGATTGGCCAAGGACGCGAGAATGCTAAACTATATCTTACCGAAAATCCTGAGATATTTAAGGAAATTGATAGTAAGGTTCGAGCAGAGTATGGTTTTGGTCCAGCTGTTGAAGATGACGATTCAGAGGATGAAACAACCAATGAAGAAGCCAAAAACGATTCATCAAGCGATGAAGAAAATGAAACCCTAGATTTATTTAACGATGATGAAGAATAA